Within Runella rosea, the genomic segment AAAGGCTCAGTAGTAGCGCAGGCCGCTCACCAGCTTTTAAAAGATAATACCCGAATTCATTTTGTGGGCAACATGGAAGGCGGCGATATGTTTGACGACAAAGCCGACGTCATTGTTACCGACGGATTTACGGGCAATGCCCTTTTCAAGTTAGCCGAATCTTTCTACGATGTTGCCAAAGAGCGCGGTATTCAGGATGATTTCATTGATAAAATGAATTATGAATCAGTCGGCGGTAGCTCCATCATCGGAGTCAATGGCAACGTCATGATTGCCCACGGAATATCCTCGGCCATCGCCATCAAAAATATGATTACCTGGGCGCGCAAACAAGTGGAATCACACGCCTACGTTCAGATTGCAAAAGCCCTAAGTTAAAACTGCGTTAGCTGTTACCAGTTCGCCGTGGTCCGAATTTAAAAAACAGACTTACGGATAACCGAGACCCAGATAACTAATAACTTTTACGAAGTAAAAAATGAGTCAAATTCGAGCTGCTATTACGGGGATACAAGGATACGTACCCGACTACATTTTGACCAATGCAGAATTGGAAAAAATGGTTGATACCAATGACGAATGGATAACCGCCCGCACAGGTATCAAAGAACGTCACATCCTCAAAGGAGAAGGCCTTGGTACTTCTCACATGGCAGCTGAAGCGGTAAAAGGTCTTTTGGCAAAGACCCATACCGCCCCAGAAGAAGTTGATTTACTCATCTGCGCAACCACAACACCAGACTTTATCTTTCCAAGCACCGCCAATCTTATCTGCGACATGGTCGGTATCAAATCCATCGGGAGTTTTGATATTCAGGCGGCTTGTTCGGGCTTTGTGTACGCCCTGACCGTGGGCTCTCAGTTTATCGAAACAGGAAAATATAAGAAGGTTATTATAGTAGGCGCCGATAAAATGTCGGCCATCGTCGACTACACCGACCGTACTACCTGCGTGCTTTTCGGTGATGGAGCGGGGGCAGTAATGCTCGAACCCAACATCGAAGGCTTCGGAATTATCGACAGTATTATTCGCTCCGACGGCGCGGGGCAGCCTTTCCTGAACCAAAAAGCAGGGGGCAGCCGCTACCCACCCACCCACGAAACCATCGATAAACGCTGGCACTATGCGTACCAAGATGGCCCTTCAGTATTTAAATTTGCCGTCACCAATATGGCCGACGTTGCCGCCGAAATCATGGAGCGCAATCACCTCACCGGCGACGATGTGGCGTGGCTCGTACCGCATCAAGCCAACAAACGTATCATTTCTGCCACCGCCAATCGGATGAAAGTAGGAATGGACAAAGTGATGCTTAATATTCAAAAATACGGCAACACCACCGCCGCTACCATCCCGCTCTGTTTGTGGGATTACGAATCTCAACTCAATAAAGGCGACAACCTGATTTTGGCCGCTTTTGGAGGTGGGTTCACTTGGGGCTCTGTGTATGTCAAATGGGGCTACTAAGCTTTCCAGCAGCTCTTTAATTTTTTTTTATCAACCTATATTTTGCAAATAATCGTCAGTTTTAAGGGTTCTTAAGGTAGTTTTAGTCGCTTTACCAATCAACTACTCAACCAAAAACTGTAACTCAAAAAAGTATGGCAACAACCGCAGACATCCGTAATGGATTGGTCATTAACTTCAACAACGATTTATTCCAAGTGATTGAATTTCAACACGTAAAACCTGGCAAAGGCGCGGCTTTCGTACGCACGAAAATCAAAAGCCTTACCACCGGAAAAGTGTTGGATAATACCTTCAACTCAGGAGTAGCTATTTATCCAGTTCGTGTAGAACGCCGCTCTTTCCAGTATTTGTACAAAGATGAGACTGGTTATAATTTTATGGACAATGAAACATTTGACCAAATCTCTATCTCAGAAAAACTTCTTACGGCGGCCGATTTGCTGAAAGAAGGCCAAGTCGTTGAAGTACTCATTAATACCGAAAACGAATCCCCGCTTACCTGTGAATTACCCTCTTTTGTGGAACTTGTCGTCACCTACGCCGAGCCAGGTATCAAAGGGGATACTGCCAACAACCCCCGCAAGGCCGTTGAAGTTGAAACAGGAGCCCGTATTATGGTGCCTATGTTTATCGAAGAAGGTGATAAACTCCGCATCGATACCCGCACTTACGATTATGTAGAACGCGTAAAATAATTCCTACTGATTGTAGCCCACCATTGATGGCATGGCGCTAAAAAATAGTGACGACTGCGTAATAACCACTAAAAAAATGGAAATCAAAGACATTCAAAAATTGTTAGACTTCATCGCTAATTCTGGCTTGGATGAAGTCAATATCGAAACCGGAGAATTTAAGGTAAGTGTAAAGAAAAATGCGGCGGCTACGTATGTAACGGCCGCCCCTGCTCCCGTAGCAGCAGCGCCCGTAGCGGCTCCTCAGCCCGCGGCTCCCGCCCCCCAGCCTGCCGCCGCCCCTGTGGCTCCCAAAGCCGATGATTCAAAGTACCTGACCATTAAATCGCCAATGATTGGTACTTTTTACCGCTCAGGTGGCCCCGACAAACCTTCATTTGTAGAAATAGGCGACGATGTTACGACGGGCAAAGTAGTTTGTATCGTTGAAGCGATGAAACTCTTTAACGAAATCGAGTCGGAAGTATCGGGCCGGATCGTGAAAGTATTGGTTGAAAATGCAACTCCCGTTGAATACGACCAGCCTTTGTTCTTGGTAGAACCCATTTAAATCGTCGGAGTTAATCAAGTTTTTGCCGTAAAATGTCGGGAACAATCAAGTCTTGATTGAAAAACGCCCTGATACTATGCCAATTTCATGATTATCAATGACTACTCAATGACTCAAAATTATGTTTAAAAAAATACTTATTGCCAATCGCGGGGAAATCGCCTTACGGGTGATTCGTACCTGCCGCGAAATGGGAATTCAGACCGTGGCGGTGTACTCAACAGCCGACCGTGAAAGTCTGCACGTACGTTTTGCCGACGAAGCGGTTTGTATTGGACCTCCTGCGAGCCGTCAGTCCTACCTGAATATTCCAAACATCATTTCGGCTGCCGAAATCACCAACGCCGACGCCATTCACCCCGGCTACGGATTTTTATCGGAGAATGCCGAGTTTTCTCGCATTTGTGCCGATTACGGTATCAAATTCATCGGAGCAACGGCCGAACAGATTAATTTCATGGGCGACAAAGCCACCGCTAAAGCAACCATGAGAGCCGCGGGCGTGCCCGTGATTCCAGGCTCAGAAGGACTGCTTGACTCTGTCGAACAAGGCAAAGAATTGGCCAAAGAAATTGGCTACCCCGTCATTGTGAAAGCAACCGCTGGGGGCGGTGGACGCGGAATGCGCATCATCAAAGAAGAAAGTGAGTTTCAGAAGGCGTGGGATGATGCCAAAATGGAATCAGGCGCTGCTTTCGGTAACGATGGTCTTTATCTCGAAAAATTTGTAGAAGAACCTCGCCACATTGAAATTCAGGTGGTAGGTGACCAATATGGCAAAGTATGCCATCTTTCGGAGCGCGATTGCTCGATTCAGCGTCGCCACCAAAAACTGGTTGAAGAAACACCTTCTCCCATCGTGACCCCCGAACTTCGGGAGCGTATGGGACAGGCTGCCATCAAAGGCGCCTCGGCCATCAATTACGAAGGTGCAGGAACCATTGAGTTTTTGGTCGACAAATACGGTGAATTCTACTTTATGGAAATGAATACCCGGATTCAGGTAGAACACCCGATTACGGAAGAAGTAACCAACTTTGACCTCATTAAGGAACAAATCAAAGTGGCGGCTGGCGAGCCAATTTCGGGACAAAACTACACCCCACAACGCTACGCAATGGAGTGCCGTATCAACGCCGAAGACCCCGCCAACGGGTTTCGCCCAAGCCCCGGCAAGATTACGCAATTGCACTTTCCGGGCGGTCACGGCGTTCGTATCGATAGCCACGTGTATGCCGGCTACACCATTCCCCCCAATTATGACTCAATGATTGCTAAGATTATCGTAAGCGGTCAGTCACGCGAAGAAGTGATGACCCGCATGAAACGGGCTTTGCAGGAATGCGTCATTGAAGGGATAAAAACTACGATTCCTTTCCATATCCGCCTCATGGACGACCCTGGCTTTAAATCAGGGATATTTACGACCAAATATTTGGAGTCCTTTGATTTCGGGGGATTGTAAGGTATAGATAACCGAAAAATGTAAAACTGATAAATGTAAAATAAGGAGAATACAGTCTGCATCAAGCTATAAATCAGTTTTTCTTTTCGCAATATTTCTTTAAAAGCGGGCTTTCAAAAGCTCGCTTTTTTTGTTTCAACTTTCCTAAAAGTGTGCCTTTTTGGGAAGCTCTTTCTTGAACTGATGCACAATTTGAGGTTGTTATTTCCCAAGAAACCCTGTCTTTAGGTTAGCATGATTTTTTTATCTTTTCGGTCATATCTTATCATTCAACTTTAACAAACAAGGTTATGAAAAAGCAACAAATCACCGAAGAGATGAAACAATCTCCGCTTCATCAATTGTTTTTGGAAGAAATTAAAGACATTTATTGGGCCGAAAATCATTTGCTGAAAGCCCTACCAAAAATGGCCGAAGCCAGTACTTCTACCGAACTTAGGAAGGCATTTGAAGGTCACTTGGCCGTTACACAAACCCACGTAGAACGTTTGAAAAAGGTTTTTGAATCATTGGACGAAAAACCTGAAACCAAAACCTGTGAAGCCCTTAAAGGACTAATCAGAGAGGCCAACGAAATCATTGACGATACCGAAGACGGCACAATGGTGCGGGATTGCGGCCTGATTTTGGCAGCCCAAAAAGTTGAACATTACGAAATTGCAACCTATGGTACTCTGCGTACTTTGGCCGCCATTATGGGCCATACGGAAGTGCAGGCACTTTTACAGGCTACGTTGGACGAAGAACACTCGGCCGACGATGAGCTAACGCAGGTGGCAATGTCATTTGTTAACGAAGAAGCCATGTCCGAAAAATAGCTTAAGAGATTAGAATAACTTAACAAAAAAGCAGAAGGTGAACCCTTCTGCTTTTTTTGAAACATTGTTACTGTCTATATTGGAAGTTTTAACCGGCAATACAAAGTCAACATTCACAAGAAGGTTCTGATTTATTCTACTTTTTTAAATACAACCCGCTGTAAATTATCAACCGAATAGTTAGTGACGGGCTGGTTATCAACACCTTGTTTTTTTCCTGAAGTCACTTCAAAAATCAATTCTTTGCCTCTCAATTCATAGGTAGAAGTAAGTATTACGCCAGATGTTTCAAAAACGCAATACAGTTTATTCTCAAATAAATAGTCCATCAGCTCAATTCCACCTCCTTCGTCTGTAATATAATGCCCTTTTGAAGCGTCTTTTAGCCGTAAAATATAGTCTTTAACCATAGGCATTTGGGGCGACAAATATTCCATTTTCCACATCCATGCATCCGCAGCTGTCATTTTTTTAACGGTCAATTTTACAGGTAAGCTGTCTTTGAGCACGCCTCGGCTGTAGATGTACATCGTTCCTTCCCAATTACCCAAACAGGTATCCACAAACGTTGTCTGCGCCATTAAAGACTCAAAAAAAGCAAAAAAGAGCCAAAGAATCAGTCCGAGTTTTTTCATAATAAACCATTATTTCAGTTCTTCTACCGTATCTATAAAATAACAATGGGGATGATGTTTCATGCCTATTTTGGGATAATACTCTACTGCTTTGGGCGCCGACAATAAAATGAGTTTGGCACGGGGCGCAGCCAGTTTTGTTTGCCGAATCAACTCCTTACCGATGCCCTGTTTTTGATACGCTTGGTCCACCGCCAAATCTGACAGATAGGTACAAAAAGCAAAGTCAGTAATGGCCCGCGATACGCCAACGAGCACGCCATTGTCGCGCGCCGTTACCAACAGAGTGGCATTTTTGAGCATATCTGCTATCCGCTCAGTATCCTCTACGGGGCGACGCTCGCCTAAGGTTGAGCGATTGAGTACTGATATAAATTCATCAACAGACAACTGATTTTCTACTTGATAATTGATTGAAAATGACATATTAGGTCTTGTTTTAGGCTCCAACAGAACAGGCAACAATTATCCGTACTTTTCGGCACTTTTCAGCATAAAGAAACAAAAAACTGTTCTTTTGCCCCGAATATATCCAAGCCTAAAGGATATCTATCTAAAATTAGCACATCCACCCCAAAAATGATCAAAAGCATTTTTTCAAAGAACGGGGCAATTTAGATTTGGTAAATTACTATAGCGAAATATCTTTTTTCACCCGACTAAACCTTCTCTCATCAATGGCTGCAACCTTGAAATGCCCCAAATGCGATAGCCTAGAAACTGTCAAAAACGGAATTATTAAAAACCGCCAACGGTTTCGGTGCAAAAAATGCGATTACAATTTTACCGTCGACAAACTCGGCAAAGGTATTAGTTCGTATTACGTCATCAAAGCCCTCCAGCTGTATATTGAAGGGGTGAGTTTCCGCGAAATCGAGCGTTTGTTGGGGGTCAGTCACGTGTCGGTCATGAACTGGGTCAAAAAATACCAAATCAAAATGCCCGACCGAATCACGCATCATGCCACATACAAAGTGATGAGTCATAAGGAATTGGCGGAGTTTTATGCCGACCGCAAAAACCTCGAAGGAACGGGTATGATTGTGACCGAATTGGGCGATAAATTTATGATGATTAAATGGGAACGATTTAAAGATTAAGGCTCCGAAGAATTCATTTTAGTCAAACACGGCATTGCATTCTCCCCTATTTCTCCTATTTATTGCTAATATAATATACTTTTGCTAAATTACTATAGGCACTTTTCGGGGTGCCTATTCCTATTTTGTGTCCCTTTATACTTCAATCAATACGAAAATACCTTATAATATTCTGATTTTTTCTTCAATTACCACAGAATATTCAGAATTGAAAACAAATAGTAGTATAAAATAAGGCAAATCAGGGGTTTTATAGGCCTTTAGCTACACTAATTGACCAAGTCTATATCAATATTTTTTTTATTTATTGTATTTTCTGGTGTTTTGAATCACAATTACTGCCCAAGGCGCCGGGCTTCGATTGCAATGCAGTCCGAATTTTTCGAAACCTTCTCCTCTTAACCGACAATGAAAAAGTTATCTTTAGTATTGATTTTTGCTGCAAGCTGCGCCCATAGCTACGCCCAAGGCTCTACGGATTATGGTTCAGGAATGAAATTTAATATCAACCCTGAAGGCACTAAATACGTGCGTTTGATTACTTGGAGTCAGATATGGGCTAGGTCAGTACAGAACAATCCCGGCACTTTAGTCAACGGTACACCTCAAAATAAAACGTTTGATGTGGGTGGTCGGCGCTTACGGATGTTAGCCATGGCCCAAGTGAGCGCTCGATTTATGGTATTGGCTCATTTTGGTATCAACAATCAATCTTTTCTGAACGGCGGTGCTGCGGGCACTTCTGGAACGGGTGGATATGGCGCTGGCAAAAAACCAGGGCTATTTTTCCATGATTTTTGGAGTGAATATACCATCATCCCCACCATCAACGCCGAGACAAAAAAGCCCAACAAATTTACGATGAATATTGGGGCTGGTTTGCACTACGTAATGGGGGTTTCAAGAATGACTATGTCGAGTACCCTTAATTACTTGGCCGTTGATGCACCAGTCTTCAACTGGGCACTCATTGAAAACAGCGATCAATTTGCCCGCCAATATGGCATCTTTGCCAAAGGAAAAGCGGGCAAGTTTGAGTATCGTTTGGCATTAAATAAACCGTTTGCAACCAACGGAGCGGCCACCGAAGGCGTCGCCGTTGACAACAATGGTCAGAGTAAAGCCGCGCTGGCAGGCTATTTAGAATATGAATTTCTTGACCGAGAACCAAATACGCTTCCTTACAAAGTAGGCACCTACGTTGGCACGAAAAAGGTGTTTAACGTGGGGGCAGGGTTTTATTCTCAAAAAGAAGGAACACAAAGCCTGAAAAATGGAATTGTACAAAAACATTCCATAAACTTGTTTGCGTTGGATGCATTTCTGGATATGCCTATCGGTAGAAAAGAGAAAAATGCGGCCATTACAATGTACAGCGGCTATTTTAATTACAATTTTGGCCCTAACTACCTCCGCAACCTCGGTATCATGAATATTGGCACGATTGACCCTAAGTTTACCGATAAAAAAGCCTTAGCAGGCGCGGGAAATGCCCGTCCAATGATTGGAACAGGTTCCATCTTTTATACACAGGCTGGGATTTTATTACCCAAAACCAGCGATAAACCCAAAATCCGCGTTCAGCCATTTGCCGCTTATACATCTAAGAAGTTTGAGGCCCTTAGTAAAACAGGCAGCTACTTTGACCTTGGCAGCAACTTTTTCATCGACGGGCATCACGCAAAAATCACTTTACAGTACTCAACTCGCCCCATCTACACGGCCAAAGATGTCATTGATGGCAACAAAGGTGAGTTTATCGTTCAATTCCAAACGTATCTTTGAGTTTAGTTAAGTAAAACCCTCTTCCGAAACCCTTATATTTTCTCTAATTATAACACCTAACTTTCCTACACTAATGTCAGAATCTGCAACAACGAATTCTAAAGCGCAGAAAAAACAAAGCTTAGCCGCCATCATTGCGGCATCGTCGGTCGGTACGATGATTGAGTGGTACGATTTCTACATCTTTGGAAGCTTGGCGACGATTATCGCCACCAAGTTTTTTCCAGATGGCAACCCCACCGCGGCTTTTCTTTCTACCTTAGCCACCTTTGCCGCTGGCTTTGTGGTTCGTCCTTTCGGAGCCATTTTCTTTGGCCGCTTGGGCGACCTCATTGGCCGTAAATATACCTTTATGGTTACGTTGCTGCTGATGGGCGGCGCTACGTTTATGATTGGTTTGATTCCTAGCTACGAAACCATCGGTTTCTTGGCCCCTACCCTCGTGCTTTTACTGCGGCTTTTGCAGGGATTAGCCCTTGGCGGCGAATACGGCGGCGCCGCTACTTACGTGGCCGAGCACTCTCCTGCCGACAAGCGTGGATTTTGGACTTCATGGATTCAAATCACGGCTACGGCAGGGTTGTTTGTATCGCTGATTGTGATTCAATTGACCCAAAACAGCATGTCGAAGGAGGCATTTGCCGAATGGGGCTGGCGCGTACCGTTTTTGGTTTCTATCATCATGGTATACGTTTCGGTCTTGATTCGTAAAAACATGCACGAATCGCCGTTGTTTGCCAAAGCAAAAGCCGAAGGAAAAACCTCTACCAACCCGTTAAAAGAATCGTTTGGCAACCGTTACAACTTCAAATTTGTGTTGTTGGCGTTGTTGGGAGCCACTATGGGCCAGGGAGTTGTGTGGTACACAGGTCAATTTTACGCATTGAGCTTCCTGCAAAAAGTAATGAATATTGACCTTCAGCAATCCAACGCGCTGATGACCTACGCGCTGATGTTGGGCACGCCATTCTTTGTGTTATTCGGTTGGTTATCGGATAAAATTGGCCGCAAAGGCATCATGCTTGCGGGTATGTTGATTGCCATTTTGTCGTATCGTCCGATTTACGAGAAAATGTATCAGACCACCAACATCCAAAACAAAACGGAAATAGCCGAAAAAACAACCGTAGGTATAACCCGAACGCTGGACAAAAAAGACGGGGTTGAAACCAAAGATTCGCTCATTGTCACCACCACCAAAAAAGAATATACGGACGGCACCCAATACGAAGAAAAGAAGATTGAAAAAATCTTAGCTGATGCTTCGGCGGCCCCCGTAAAACCTGAAATCAAGAAGCTAGTGACCATCAATGACAGCGACAAATGGACGCTCATTTGGCTAGTCTTCATTCAGGTGATTTTCGTAACAATGGTCTACGGCCCTATCGCAGCCTTCCTCGTTGAGATGTTCCCGACCCGCATTCGCTATACGTCTATGTCATTGCCGTACCACATCGGAAACGGCGTATTTGGGGGGCTGTTGCCTACCATCGCTACAGCTTTGGTTGCTTCGGCTGGCAAAGCCAACGACATCGCCAAAGAAGCAGGTGAAGCATTGCCCAACGCCGCTCCTTACCTCGAAGGACTTTGGTATCCGATTGTCATTGCAGGAATCTGTTTTGTCATTGGATTACTGTACATCAACGGTAAAGACCGCAACGTGAATGATTAATTCATAAAATGAATGAGTAACGAAAACGCTCATTATCCCTATTTTTTCAACTGATTTAGTAACAACAAAGACAATGAATACGATAAAAAGACTAGCAGGAATTATCTGGTTGGCCGTGGGTGCCGCCGCAGGGTATTATTTATTGATCAATCAGGCCATCCCCAAATTTGGCACGGGAAAACCTGAAGACTTGATTCCTGCGGGAATTTACACCTTTATCTTGTGTCCTCTTATTGTAGGGAGCCTGGCTACTTTTGGAATTTATGCCCTCAAAGGCGAATACGACAGTAAAAGTTAGGTTTAGGGTTTAGTAGTTTGAATGATTGTCGAAGTAGTATCGCTCTTCGGCAATCATTTTATACTAGTAGCGCTTATAACAGGCACCTTCACTTTATCCCTTCTTATGAATACAAATCGTAAAATTTCATTGGTGGCGTTGTGTGTAGTGGCTATTGTCCTCTTCAATACCCCCTTTCTTTCGATTTTCAATAAGCCTACGTTCATCGGGAGTATCCCGGTATTTTACGGTTTTCTGTTTGGGGCATGGTTACTGATTATTGGGGCTACGGCATGGTTACTTCGTCAATCTGAAGCAGAAGATGAGTAGTTTTTGGATTATTTGCTGGTCTTTAGTGTACCTGTTGCTCTTATTTGTGATTGCCGACCGGGCCGAGCGCCGCTCGTCCCACAAACGCAGCTGGGTCAATAATCCGTACGTATATGCCCTTTCATTGGCCGTTTACTGCACCGCTTGGACATTTTATGGCAGCGTGGGTCGGGCGGCTGAATCGGGGCCAGATTTTCTAAGTGTTTATATCGGTCCAACGCTCGTGATTCCGCTTTGGTGGATTATTTTCAGGAAGATTATTCGCATTTGTAAAGTCCAGCGAATCACCAGCATTGCCGATTTTATCTCCGCCCGTTATGGCAAAAGCCGGGCCTTGGGCGTGATTGTGACCGTGGTGTGTTTACTGGGTATCATCCCCTACATCTCCATTCAGCTCAAAGCCATTACGAGCAGCTTTCTGATTTTATCGGGCAATGAGACCTCGCCCAATCAGTCGTTTTTGAGCGACCAATCGTTTTACATCGCCCTGATGCTGATTGTATTTGCCATCCTATTCGGAACCCGAAAACTAGAAGCCAACGAACGCCATGAGGGCCTCGTAGCAGCCATTGCCTTTGAATCGTTGGTCAAATTATTTGCATTTTTAGCGGTTGGGCTCTTCATTACTTTCGGCATTTTCAACGGCTTCGACGACATCGTCACCCGCGCCGTGAAAGTCCCCGAACTTCGTAAACTATTTACGTTACCCGAAAATCAAACGGGAAATTGGTTCTGGCATTGCTTTCTAGCCGCCATTGCCATTTTGTTTTTACCGCGTCAGTTTCAGGTAACGGTGGTGGAAAATATCGACGAAAATCACCTCAAAAAAGCGCAGTGGCTATTCCCACTTTACCTGCTGATTATCAACATCTTTGTACTACCTATTGCCCTCAGTGGAAAATTACTTTTCGCCAACGAAGCCATCAAATCTGACACCTATCTGCTGGCCATACCACTGCATTTTAAGCAACAGGGCTTGGCTTTTCTGACTTATTTGGGCGGATTTTCGGCGGCTACGAGCATGATTATCGTGGAATGTACTGCCCTGACGGTGATGTTCAGCAATAATTTACTCATGCCGTTTTTGGTGAGCCGCCGGGGGTGGCAAGAACGCATGGGCTCTTCGATTGGGAGTTTTGTCATTACCGCCCGTCGTTTATTTATTGCCGTCATTATTTTGCTGGCGTACGCTTATTACAAAAACGTCAGTGACAAGTATTCTTTGGTATCGGTCGGCATGGTTTCGTTTGCGGCAGTGGCGCAGTTTGCTCCCGCCGCTTTGGGCGGAATTTGCTGGAAGCGGGCCAATCTCACGGGAGCGATGAGCGGCATTTTGGCGGGAACAATTGTTTGGTTTTACACCCTCATTATTCCGTCAATGGCCTCCAACGGTCTTATTTCTTCCGACTTTTTGGCGCATGGTCCCGCACATATTCATTGGCTGAGGCCAGAAGCATTTCTGGGACTTGAAGGGATGGATAGCCTTTCGCACGGTGTCTTTTGGTCATTACTTTTTAATGTTTCATTTTATGTTTTCGGGGCACTGAATTTCTCCCAAAGCGCCGTAGAGCACAATCAAGCCGCGTTGTTTGTGGATATTTTCAAGTATGATACCTCTTACGAACGTTCGGTGGCTTGGCGAGGAAAAGCATTGGTAACAGACGTGACGAATCTTTTAAGTAAATTTTTCGGGGAAATGCGCGCCCAACGGGCTGTGACGCTCTACGTTAAACGCAATAAACTTGCCCTTTCTGCCAAATATGCCGACCCTCAGTTGGTCAATTATGCCGAAAAAATGCTCAGCGGTGCCATTGGGGCTGCTTCGGCGCGGGTGGTGGTGGCATCGGTGGCGAAGGAAGAACCCGTAACGGTGGATGAGGTGATTGATATTTTGAAGACGTCGCAAGAACTGCGCCTTGTGAACGAAGAGCTGACGCGCAAATCACGCGAACTGGAACAACTCACGGGTCAACTCAAAGAAGCCAATGAACGTCTGCAACAGGCTGACCGCGAAAAAGATGATTTTCTGTCGACGGTTACGCACGAAATTCGGACGCCCATGACCTCT encodes:
- a CDS encoding sensor histidine kinase, translated to MSSFWIICWSLVYLLLLFVIADRAERRSSHKRSWVNNPYVYALSLAVYCTAWTFYGSVGRAAESGPDFLSVYIGPTLVIPLWWIIFRKIIRICKVQRITSIADFISARYGKSRALGVIVTVVCLLGIIPYISIQLKAITSSFLILSGNETSPNQSFLSDQSFYIALMLIVFAILFGTRKLEANERHEGLVAAIAFESLVKLFAFLAVGLFITFGIFNGFDDIVTRAVKVPELRKLFTLPENQTGNWFWHCFLAAIAILFLPRQFQVTVVENIDENHLKKAQWLFPLYLLIINIFVLPIALSGKLLFANEAIKSDTYLLAIPLHFKQQGLAFLTYLGGFSAATSMIIVECTALTVMFSNNLLMPFLVSRRGWQERMGSSIGSFVITARRLFIAVIILLAYAYYKNVSDKYSLVSVGMVSFAAVAQFAPAALGGICWKRANLTGAMSGILAGTIVWFYTLIIPSMASNGLISSDFLAHGPAHIHWLRPEAFLGLEGMDSLSHGVFWSLLFNVSFYVFGALNFSQSAVEHNQAALFVDIFKYDTSYERSVAWRGKALVTDVTNLLSKFFGEMRAQRAVTLYVKRNKLALSAKYADPQLVNYAEKMLSGAIGAASARVVVASVAKEEPVTVDEVIDILKTSQELRLVNEELTRKSRELEQLTGQLKEANERLQQADREKDDFLSTVTHEIRTPMTSIRALSEIVHDNPDMDEEQQKHFLSTIIKESDRLTRLINQVLDLERFETGKYQLTNETFQPETLIDESINSITALATEKNIVIQTSYAGKLPTINGDFDRLMQVLINLLSNAIKFCPPQNGLIEVKAMVEGNHLSIGVKDNGPGISAEHIALIFDKFYQGNAPLARKPKGSGLGLAISKKIIELHQGSIHVQSTVGEGTLFTFEIPV